In the Pyxicephalus adspersus unplaced genomic scaffold, UCB_Pads_2.0 Sca106, whole genome shotgun sequence genome, one interval contains:
- the LOC140344864 gene encoding coiled-coil domain-containing protein 180-like, which produces IRLGFYEHLDSWFDEMMSNSHSIVLAKKEELKSEFDLLSPLHEPRGLRIEMDIHNVRAAELLLHSERVDRHCEGVNQALNNLKEESVLLIEKMKIETENFHSKIISMESIFLNANKSDKLVALSNSLSSILDSHNSGVQTSLRNYRQHVEEMLGKLSDTNSYFVKYFRFIL; this is translated from the exons TATTCGGCTTGGTTTCTATGAACACTTGGATAGTTGGTTTGATGAAATGATGTCCAATTCTCATAGTATTGTTCTGGCCAAGAAGGAGGAGCTCAAGTCTGAATTTGATCTGCTTTCACCCCTTCATGAACCCAGGGGACTACGTATAGAAATGGACATCCACAATGTCAGAGCAG CCGAGTTGCTCCTACACTCAGAACGTGTGGACCGCCACTGTGAGGGGGTGAATCAGGCACTTAACAATTTAAAGGAAGAAAGTGTTTTACTGATAGAGAAAATGAAAATAGAGACTGAAAATTTCCACAGCAAAATTATTTCCATGGAGAGCATATTCCTGAATGCCAATAAGTCTGATAA acTGGTAGCCCTGAGCAATTCCTTGTCCTCCATTCTGGACAGCCATAACAGTGGAGTCCAAACTTCTTTGAGGAACTACCGGCAGCATGTGGAGGAAATGCTAGGAAAACTATCTGATACCAACTCTTATTTTGTCAAATATTTCAggtttatattataa